A genomic region of Catalinimonas niigatensis contains the following coding sequences:
- a CDS encoding DoxX family protein produces the protein MQKNNFLFGTEIINARNTDIGLLILRVFAGLALAFGHGLGKIPPSEGFIGMVGNLGLPAPGLMAWFSGLAEFAGGILLALGLLTRPAALFIFLNMTTAVFLAHAGQSFGEREKALLFAFIALQFLFSGAGRYSIDANIGKKKTAATSI, from the coding sequence ATGCAGAAAAACAACTTTTTATTCGGAACCGAAATTATTAACGCCCGTAACACCGATATAGGCTTATTGATCCTTCGTGTATTTGCAGGATTAGCCCTGGCTTTTGGCCACGGATTAGGTAAGATACCGCCTTCGGAAGGCTTTATCGGTATGGTAGGCAATCTGGGCTTACCCGCACCTGGCCTCATGGCCTGGTTTTCAGGGCTGGCAGAATTTGCCGGAGGTATTTTACTGGCACTGGGTTTACTGACCCGCCCTGCGGCCCTTTTCATCTTCCTCAACATGACCACAGCAGTGTTTCTAGCCCATGCCGGACAAAGTTTTGGAGAAAGAGAGAAAGCTTTGCTCTTCGCTTTTATCGCTTTGCAGTTTCTATTTTCAGGAGCAGGCCGCTATTCTATTGACGCCAACATTGGAAAGAAAAAGACTGCTGCTACAAGCATATAG